The following proteins come from a genomic window of Trifolium pratense cultivar HEN17-A07 linkage group LG4, ARS_RC_1.1, whole genome shotgun sequence:
- the LOC123922269 gene encoding uncharacterized protein LOC123922269, with translation MDNMITNALGFNTPIYVPNDVDDPADDEYDADVNVERPNEEAQRFFDLLKETNTPLCEGSRDSKLTVCIRLLGIKSECLVSEYTMDLITKLMLDITIDRPLDLPKNYYEARQLVAKLGLGAKRIDCCVNGCMLYYSNEFGVDDGALLECKFCQEPRYRVTRNSRSVRRKPIPRKAMFYLPIIPRLQRLYASMQTASKMTWHRENYERRKMSDGFTPYTQVSATPYSCWPVLVTPYNLPPDMCMSKPYMFLAAVIPGPSSPTVGIDIYLQPLIDDLKRLWNGVATYDINQKRNFNMRGALMWTINDFPAYGMLSGWGTHGKLGCPICMMDTKAFWLHNGGKATWFDCHRRFLPTDHPFRRNKNAFVHGDTETRDPPDYLTSRQVWNKVKDIPKVEVVGGVASKPRGYGQTHNWTKRRKTKDNDNARRDIGLYCKRNELLLVETSNGKLLKPRANYTLSPEEAKSVCRWVKEVKMPDGYSSNLARCADVDHGRMRGMKSHDCHVFFQTLLPIAFSSLPQHVLNPLIEISQFFKNLCSTTLREADLIKMENDIPLILCKLERIFPPALFDSMEHVVVHLAYEARLGGPVQYRWMYPFERFMGYAKRAVKNKARVEGSICATYLHRETIYFCSHYFKDTLSSSHIRNETETSRPVRIHPLNMSIFSLPGRNGGGEKVLYPGDKVLYSAHVHLLINCNEVEPYLQ, from the exons ATGGACAATATGATAACTAATGCCCTTGGGTTTAATACGCCGATTTATGTGCCAAATGATGTCGACGACCCTGCTGATGATGAATATGACGCTGATGTTAACGTCGAGAGACCAAATGAGGAAGCCCAGCGattttttgatcttttgaaaGAGACAAATACACCGTTGTGTGAAGGCTCTCGAGACTCAAAGTTAACGGTGTGTATTAGACTTTTGGGTATCAAGTCTGAATGTCTTGTTTCAGAATACACCATGGACTTGATAACAAAACTGATGTTGGATATAACAATAGACCGTCCTCTTGatttgccaaaaaattattacgAAGCAAGACAATTGGTTGCAAAGTTAGGACTCGGAGCGAAGAGAATTGACTGTTGTGTTAACGGGTGTATGTTGTACTATAGCAACGAATTTGGTGTAGATGACGGTGCATTACttgaatgtaaattttgtcaagaaccaagatATCGTGTAACAAGAAATTCACGGTCAGTCAGAAGGAAGCCAATCCCAAGAAAGGCGATGTTCTATTTACCCATAATACCAAGGTTGCAAAGGTTGTATGCATCGATGCAAACAGCCAGTAAAATGACATGGCATCGTGAAAACTatgaaaggagaaaaatgtcag ATGGATTTACACCATATACTCAAGTATCAGCCACTCCATATTCATGTTGGCCTGTTCTGGTTACCCCGTACAATCTTCCTCCTGATATGTGCATGTCAAAACCTTACATGTTTTTAGCCGCTGTAATACCAGGCCCATCTAGTCCAACTGTTGGTATTGATATCTATTTACAAcctttgattgatgatttgaagaGATTGTGGAACGGTGTTGCGACGTATGATATCAACCAAAAACGAAATTTCAATATGAGAGGAGCTTTGATGTGGACCATTAATGATTTTCCTGCATATGGGATGTTGTCTGGATGGGGGACACATGGTAAACTAGGATGTCCTATTTGCATGATGGACACCAAAGCGTTTTGGTTACACAACGGTGGGAAGGCTACTTGGTTTGACTGTCATCGTCGGTTCTTGCCTACTGATCATCCgtttagaagaaataaaaatgcttTTGTTCATGGTGACACCGAGACTCGTGATCCACCAGATTATTTGACATCCCGACAAGTCTGGAACAAAGTGAAAGATATTCCAAAGGTTGAGGTTGTAGGTGGTGTTGCATCTAAACCGCGTGGTTATGGACAAACACACAACTGGACAAAAAGAA GAAAAACGAAAGATAATGACAACGCGAGGAGAGACATAGGGTTGTATTGCAAACGTAACGAACTGTTGTTGGTGGAGACATCTAACGGCAAACTTCTTAAACCTCGTGCAAACTATACTTTATCTCCTGAAGAAGCAAAATCTGTTTGTCGATGGGTAAAAGAAGTGAAGATGCCGGACGGTTATTCGTCGAATTTGGCGAGATGCGCTGATGTTGACCATGGAAGGATGCGTGGGATGAAAAGTCATGATTGTCATGTTTTTTTCCAGACTTTACTTCCGATTGCATTTAGTTCTTTACCCCAACATGTATTGAATCCGCTTATTGAAATCAGTCAATTTTTCAAGAATTTGTGTTCGACAACGCTAAGAGAGgctgatctcatcaagatgGAAAATGACATTCCACTGATCTTGTGTAAGTTGGAGAGAATATTTCCTCCTGCCTTGTTTGATTCTATGGAGCATGTTGTGGTGCATCTTGCATACGAGGCTAGGCTTGGTGGGCCGGTTCAATATAGATGGATGTACCCGTTCGAAAGGTTCATGGGTTATGCAAAACGTGCCGTGAAAAACAAAGCTAGGGTCGAAGGCTCAATTTGTGCAACATACTTACACCGCGAAACAATTTACTTTTGTTCGCATTACTTCAAAGACACGTTGTCATCAAGCCATATTCGCAATGAAACTGAAACATCTCGGCCTGTGAGAATTCACCCATTAAACATGTCAATATTCAGCTTGCCTGGTCGTAATGGTGGTGGTGAGAAAGTGTTGTATCCTGGTGACAAAGTTCTCTATTCGGCGCATGTTCACTTGCTGATTAATTGCAATGAAGTCGAGCCATATTTACagtga
- the LOC123922270 gene encoding uncharacterized protein LOC123922270 yields MNPDEENFDDDNVDDDIDDIPPAPGVGRGRAPRRRRLPRRVVRNRWLEGMPKSRTVDGVEEEYDSYDDDDDHEDEEIADIALLAPQNELLIDRHGRPIIMPYTATDLQPQNPANKAINNALKSKFQAPYLNWTEVRADERGYQQFWNGFRSQVTWLNHHTAAIERIFNKKATKRLSTLLFEARKKIKKDPSKPPLWLAGNSYPMLCRRWEEEEYIAKCIKNKANRNTDEANRACVHSGGSKSAGTLRLEFIQQFGRPPTFMEMNDMMHRYADSGEWTGERAQEVSRLTQIWVEEYNASQLRLPPHRRDNEDVRRNKMSLAFVKNAGGPTRGRKFAAGCTSSLYASDPTGLRDVTYTSSSSSSTGRSRPTQREETDDEYEARMRATYREEFRDEFEASFDDRVDVRVQHILQEFFAQQRAPAGGGGVGSSSQASARQNQNAGEQEYRPDLSSMVNLNQLPEYREGDPVLSMSIEDMSQMLNEPVHLQFFDPTGQTSGSSSDGSGRNNQQTAFTEYQRSLNPQQDFIIPHPNQPQGNFFPNQAPINFVHRPVARPPLRTSLPRVVIHEGGRGRGRGRGRSRQPTDTGKGKRPLYQPPDQR; encoded by the exons atgaatccagatgaagaaaattttgatgatgacaatgtCGATGATGACATTGATGATATTCCACCAGCACCGGGTGTCGGACGCGGACGCGCTCCACGTAGACGTAGATTACCCCGCCGCGTTGTTCGGAATCGATGGTTGGAGGGTATGCCCAAGTCTCGAACCGTAGACGGTGTGGAAGAGGAGTACGACTCCTACGACGACGATGATGACCACGAGGACGAGGAAATAGCCGATATTGCACTTTTAGCTCCTCAAAATGAATTGTTGATTGACCGGCATGGTAGACCCATCATCATGCCATATACCGCCACAga TTTGCAACCCCAAAATCCGGCGAATAAGGCAATCAATAATGCATTGAAATCCAAATTCCAGGCTCCATATCTCAACTGGACGGAGGTCAGGGCAGATGAGCGTggatatcaacaattttggaatggcttcagg TCGCAAGTAACTTGGCTGAATCACCACACAGCGGCTATTGAGcgtatattcaacaaaaaagccaccaagcgtctgtcgaccttactttttgaagcgcggaaaaagattaaaaaggatCCTTCAAAACCACCACTTTGGCTCGCTGGCAATTCATACCCTATGCTCTGCCGCAGATGGGAAGAGGAAGAGTATATTGCAAAGTGTATAAAGAACAAAGCCAACAGAAATACTGATGAAGCCAATCGTGCGTGCGTACACTCTGGAGGGTCTAAATCTGCCGGAACGCTTCGTCTTGAGTTCATCCAACAATTTGGTCGTCCACCCACCTTTATGGAGATGAATGACATGATGCACCGGTATGCAGATTCCGGTGAGTGGACGGGGGAAAGGGCGCAAGAAGTGTCG agGTTGACGCAAATTTGGGTTGAAGAATATAATGCAAGCCAACTACGACTACCACCTCATAGGCGAGATAATGAGGATGTTCGTCGAAACAAGATGTCGTTGGCTTTTGTTAAGAATGCTGGTGGTCCGACTCGAGGTCGCAAATTCGCTGCTGGGTGTACATCTTCTCTATATGCAAGTGACCCAACTGGTTTGAGAGATGTCACTtacacatcttcatcttcatcgagTACAGGACGCTCTCGTCCAACTCAAAGAGAGGAAACCGATGATGAGTATGAAGCGCGAATGAGGGCCACGTATAGAGAAGAATTCCGCGATGAGTTCGAAGCATCATTTGATGACCGGGTGGACGTACGGGTCCAACATATATTGCAGGAATTCTTTGCGCAGCAGAGGGCGCcggcggggggggggggggttggatcatcatctcaggcttcggcacgacaaaatcaaaatgccggTGAACAAGAATATCGACCGGATTTGAGTAGCATGGTTAATTTGAATCAGCTGCCGGAGTACCGAGAGGGTGATCCAGTACTGAGTATGAGCATAGAGGATATGAGTCAGATGCTTAATGAACCAgttcatttacaattttttgatcctactgggcaaacaagtggaagcagtagtgacggaagcggtagaaataatcaacaaactgcTTTCACCGAATACCAGAGATCATTAAATCCACAACAAGACTTCATAATCCCACATCCAAATCAACCCCAAGGCAACTTCTTCCCAAATCAAGCCCCAATTAACTTCGTTCATAGGCCTGTGGCACGACCTCCTTTGCGAACGTCACTCCCCAGAGTCGTAATACACGAGGGAGGTAGAGGCCGAGGCCGAGGCCGAGGAAGGTCGCGTCAGCCAACAGACACTGGCAAGGGGAAGCGACCACTATATCAGCCGCCTGACCAACGttga
- the LOC123920502 gene encoding CBL-interacting serine/threonine-protein kinase 3-like, translated as MSQPKIKRRVGIYEVGRTIGEGTFAKVKFARNSQTNEPVALKILDKEKVLKHKMAEQIKREIATMKLIKHPNVVRLYEVMGSRTKIYIVLEFVTGGELFDKIVNHGRMSEHEARRYFQQLINVVDYCHSRGVYHRDLKPENLLLDSFGNLKVSDFGLSALSQQVRDDGLLHTTCGTPNYVAPEVLNDRGYDGATADLWSCGVILFVLVAGYLPFDDPNLMELYKKISSADFTCPPWLSFSARKLITRILDPNPMTRITMAEILEDEWFKKDYKPPVFEESGETNLDDVEAVFKDSEEHHVTEKKEEQPTAMNAFELISMSRGLNLENLFDVEQGFKRETRFTSKSSADEIINKIEEAAKPLGFDVQKKNFKMRLANMKAGRKGNLNVATEVFQVAPSLHMVEVRKAKGDTLEFHKFYKKLSTCLEDVVWKTEDDMTKQEAK; from the exons ATGAGTCAGCCAAAAATTAAGCGCAGAGTCGGTATATATGAGGTTGGAAGGACCATTGGTGAGGGAACATTTGCAAAGGTGAAATTTGCAAGGAACTCTCAGACAAATGAACCCGTGGCTCTCAaaattcttgacaaagagaaagtTCTCAAGCACAAGATGGCTGAGCAG ATTAAGCGAGAAATTGCTACGATGAAGTTAATCAAGCATCCGAATGTTGTTCGACTATATGAG GTCATGGGAAGCaggacaaaaatatatattgttttggaGTTTGTGACTGGCGGGGAGCTTTTCGATAAAATT GTAAACCATGGACGAATGAGTGAACATGAAGCGCGTAGGTATTTCCAGCAGCTTATAAATGTTGTTGATTATTGTCATAGTAGGGGTGTCTATCACAGAGACTTAAAG CCAGAAAATTTGCTATTAGATAGTTTTGGTAACCTTAAAGTCTCCGATTTCGGGTTGAGTGCACTCTCCCAGCAAGTTAGA GATGACGGACTTCTCCATACGACATGTGGAACTCCGAATTATGTTGCTCCAGAG GTCCTTAATGATAGAGGCTATGATGGAGCAACTGCGGACTTGTGGTCATGTGGAGTGATCCTCTTTGTATTGGTTGCAGGTTACTTGCCTTTTGATGACCCTAATCTTATGGAACTGTATAAAAAA ATCTCGTCTGCTGATTTTACTTGCCCTCCATGGCTTTCTTTCAGTGCGAGGAAATTGATAACTCGAATTTTGGATCCCAATCCCATGACT CGTATCACCATGGCTGAGATTTTGGAAGATGAATGGTTTAAGAAAGACTATAAGCCTCCAGTTTTTGAGGAGAGCGGGGAAACCAACCTTGACGATGTAGAAGCTGTCTTTAAAGATTCGGAA GAGCACCACGTgacagaaaagaaagaagagcaGCCAACAGCCATGAATGCATTTGAGTTGATTTCTATGTCCAGAGGGCTCAACCTTGAAAACTTGTTTGATGTAGAGCAG GGGTTTAAAAGGGAAACAAGGTTCACATCAAAATCTTCTGCTGACGAGATAATCAACAAGATTGAAGAAGCTGCTAAACCTCTTGGCTTTGATGTCCAGAAGAAAAATTTCAAG ATGAGGCTTGCAAATATGAAAGCTGGAAGGAAAGGAAACCTTAATGTTGCCACAGAGGTATTTCAAGTGGCACCTTCTCTTCACATGGTAGAAGTAAGGAAAGCAAAAGGAGATACATTGGAGTTCCATAAG TTCTACAAAAAACTTTCAACATGTTTGGAGGATGTTGTTTGGAAAACAGAAGATGATATGACAAAGCAAGAAGCAAaatga